GGTTACCTTGGCGCGGCCGTCCACGCGCGACACGTGCATGCCGCTGCGCACGCGGCCTGTGCCTTCCGGCGCGCTCGGGGCGCGCAGGTCCGGAATCAGATCCGTCATTCTCTCTCTCCCCTGGCATATTCGGTGCCGCGCATGGCGGTGCTCAAGGCCTGCACGATGGCGTTCTTCGCCAGCGGCAGCTTGAAGTCGTTCTGTCCGTAGCCGCGCGCGCCCTGCAGGATGCGCTCGGCGGCCAGTGCGAACGCGGCTTCGCCGGCCGGCTTGCCTTCCAGCTCGCGCTCGGCTTCCTCGACGCGCCAGGGTCGATGGGCGACGCCGCCCAGGGCGATGCGGGCCGCGCGAATGGTGCCGCGGTCCAGGTCCAGCGCGGCCGCCACCGACACCAGCGCGAACGCGTACGACAGGCGTTCGCGCACCTTGATGTAGGCGCTGTGAGCGGCGAAGCGGGTGGCGTCGGGCAGGGCGATATGGACGATCAGCTCGCCCGGCTGCAGCGTGCTGTCGAGGTCCGGACGGTCGCCGGGCAGGCGGTGGAAGTCGGCGAAGGGAATCTCGCGCCCGCCCGCGGCGGAGCGCACGTGCACCACGGCGTCGAGCGCGCGCAGGGCCACGCACATATCGGACGGATGCGTCGCGATGCACTGCTCGCTGGTGCCGAGGATGGCCAGCTGGCGGTTGATGCCGTGCTTGGCCGGGCAGCCGGTGCCGGGCTCCCGCTTGTTGCAGGGCACGCCGACATCGTAGAAGTAGACGCAGCGGGTGCGCTGCAGCAGGTTGCCGCCGTTGGTCGCCATGTTCCGCAGCTGCGGCGAAGCGCCGGCCAGGATCGCGCTCGACAGCAGCGGATAGCGGTCGCGGACCAGCGGGTGGTAGGCGGTATCGGCATTGCGGGCGAGGGCGCCCAGGCGCAGGCCGCCGTCGGCTTCCTCGATGCGGTCCAGGCCGGCCGGGGCGATGGCGTTGATGTCGACCAGCTGATCTGGCGTCATGACGCCTTCTTTGATTAAATCGAGCAGGTTGGTGCCGCCGGCGATCGGCCTTGCGCCTGCGGAGGCGAGGGCGGCCAGCACGCCGCCGATGTCCTTCGGCTGGGTGAACGAGAACGGGTTCATGCGAGCACCGGGCCGGTCGTGAAGGGCTGTCCGCCGTCGAGGGCGGAGGCGTCCAGTTCCAGCACCTGCGCCACCGCGCGCACGATCTGCGGATAGGCGCCGCAGCGGCAGACGTTGCCGCTCATGAGTTCGCGCACGTCGGCGATGGTCCTGGCCTGGCCTTCGGCGATCAGGCCGGCGGCCGAGCAGATCTGGCCCGGCGTGCAGTAGCCGCACTGGAAGGCGTCGCAGTCGATGAAGGCCTGCTGCAGCGGATGCAGGGCGTCGCCCCGGGCCAGGCCCTCGACGGTGGTGACCTCATGGCCATCCTGCATGACCGCCAGGGTCAGGCAGGAATTGACGCGCCGGCCGTCGAGCAGGACGGTGCAGGCGCCGCACTGGCCATGGTCGCAGCCTTTCTTGGTGCCGGTCAGCCCGGCGCGCTCGCGCAGGAGGTCGAGCAGGGTAACCCAGGATTCGACGTCGAATTCCCGCTCCTGCCCGTTGATGCGCAGGCGGATCGGATGCTGCTGGTGAGGGGCCATGGCCGTCCTTTCGTCGGTGAAGCGTCCACCTTACGAGGTCGGCCTTTCCTGCTCGGTTAGATGACACACATACGGCGGGCGCGGCGCAAGAAAGCGCCGATACCGAGCATGCCCAGGCCCAGCAGGGCGAGCGAGCCCGGTTCCGGCACCTTGGCCGAGACGTCGACGTTATCCAGTACACCATCCAGGGAAACCGTCTGGTTGCCGGAAAAATCGTGGAACTCCAGCATCGCCTTGTCGCCGTCTGCAATGAAGCTGAAGCTGTAGCGCGCCAGCTCCGGACCGAAGCGGGCAACGGCGGTCGTGTCCAGCAGGCTGTCGCCATAGGCGCCGACCACGCCGACACGCAGTTGCTGCGTGCATGCGGCGTCGCAGTCGGTCAGGCCGTAGTCGAAGCTGACCGTGTAGGCCTGGCCGGCCTGGGTAGCGATCCGCTGCGAGAGCAGGCCGTCGCCGGCCGTGTCGCCCGCATTGAAGGCGACCATGCCGGCGCCGTTGCTGGCGGTGCTGCCCGCGCCGAAGTAGGAAGGACCGGTCATCGAAAAGACCTCGACATTCCCCGCGACGTTCCAGCCGCTGGCGCCGGACTCGAAACCGCCGTTCTCGACGATATTGGCCCTGGCCGAGCTAGCGCACAGCAGCACCAGCGCGGCAATCGACAGTTGACGTTTCATGTTTTCTCCTAGTTATAGTTATTAAACGTGAAGCAACTATCGTTCCAGATAAAAAATCTTTCGATAAAACAAATATTTACTTTAGGAATCAGATTAATTATTTGCCTGAGTGTAAAGTTTTTCGACAGGCGGCCATGGCGAGCTATTTCTGTTGCGCAAACCCCACTCAGCCAGTCTGAAGCCCAGCGTCGTGGACGAGCCATCCGATGCACGCATCGTCGAGCGTTGCGCTCCTCCTACACCTCTGAAAACTTCACATAAGGAAATCAAATTTGTTGAATTCTCACAAATATTTTCGTTATACAATCCATCACTTGTGTTGAAACTGGATTAATGGTTTCCACATAGAAATGTTACCGGAGATGCTGCACAGCCCGTTTGAATCGACTAGAATCTTTTGTCCCCGGGCAAGCCCGTCGCCCAGCCTTAATCCCCGACCGCCGGCCTCGATCCTGCCGGTTCTTTTCTTCGCCGCGTCGCGGCAAGGATGTTTCATGCTCAGTCAACAAGAACTCGCAGAACAGGAGCGCGTGAAGGCCTTGCGTGCCGTGGCCGTGCTCGACACGCCGCAGGAAGACCGCTTCGACCGCTTCACGCGTCTCGCCGCCACCGCGTTCCAGGCGCCGATCGCGCTGGTGTCCCTGGTCGACGCGGACCGCCAATGGTTCAAGTCGCGCGTCGGCCTCGACGCCCTCGAGACCCCGCGCTCCATGTCCTTCTGCAGTCATGCGGTCGCGCTCGACGACCTGCTGGTGGTGCCCGACACCCATCTCGACGAACGCTTCGTCGACAACCCGCTGGTGGTCGGTTCGCCCGGCATCCGCTTCTACGCCGGCCAGCCGGTGCACAGCGTGGAAGGCCAGCCGCTCGGCACCCTGTGCGTCATCGACCGCCAGCCGCGCCAGTTCGGCGATGCCGAGAAACGCATGCTGCGCGACCTGGCCCAGATGGTGCAGGACGAAATGAATCGCGGCGTCTTGGTGGCGGCGCGCGACGCCGCCCAGATGGCGCTGCGCGAGCTGAACGTCCAGCTCGAGCGCCGGGTCGAGGACCGCACCCGCGAACTGCATGCCAAGAACCGCCTGCTCGAACAGGAAGCGCAGCAGCGCATGCTGGCCCAGCAGGCCCTGATGCAGAAGCAGGAGCTGCTCGATGCGGTGCTGGAATCGGTGGATGTCGGCGTGGTCGCCTGCGGCGCCGACGGCGCGCTGACCCTGTTCAACCGCGCCGCGCGTGACCTGCACGGCATGGACATCGCTCATCTGAAGGCGGTGGAATGGGCGCAGCACTACCGCCTGTTCGAGGAAGACGGCGCCACGCCGCTGGAGGAGGCCCGCATCCCGCTGGCGCGCGCCCTGCGCGGCGAGAACGTCAAGGATGTGCCGATGGTGGTCGTGCGCGACGACCGGCGGGAAGATGGGCAGCGCGACCAGCGCGCGCACCGGGTGCTGGCCAGCGGCCGCGCGCTGAAGGGCCCGAACGGCGAGCCGCTGGGCGCGGTGGTGGCGATGAAGGATGTCAGCGAGCTGGCCGAGTCGCGCGCCCGCGTCATCGAGAGCGAGGAGCGCCTGCGCACCATCGCCGACAACGTGCCGGCCCTGATCGCCTACATCGACACCGGCCTGCGCTACGGCTTCGCCAACCAGCGCTACCAGGAATGGTTCGGCGTGAAGAGCGCCGACATGCTCGGCAAGACCGTTGCCGAAGCGATGGGCGAAGCCTTCTTCGCGCCGCGCCGCGCGGCCCTGGAGCGCTGCCTGGACGGCCACGGTTCGGCGCTGGAGATCGAGGAAGAGCGCCGCGGACGCCGCCGCGTGATCAGCACCACCTACCTGCCGCACGTGCGCGACGGCCAGGTGCATGGCATCTATGTGCTGTCGACCGACGCCACCTCGGCCCGCGAATACGAGCGCCAACTGCACGCGCTGGCGCACGCGGACCACCTGACCGGCCTGCCGAACCGCCGCAGCTACGAGGAGCGCCTGGCGCAGGCGATCGCGCGCTCGCGCCGCAGCGCGATGGCGATGGCGCTGGTCTATCTCGACGTCGACCACTTCAAGCAGATCAACGACGGCCTCGGCCACGCCAGCGGCGACGCCGTGCTGCGCGAATTCGCCAAGCGGCTCTCGAGCACCGTGCGCACGACCGACACCGTGGCGCGCCTGGCCGGCGACGAGTTCGTGATCGTGCTCGAGCAGGTCGGCTCGGCGCGCGAGTGCAGCCGCATCGCCGACAAGCTGCTGGAAGCGCTGCGTGCCGACTTCCTGGTCGACGGCCAGCCGCGCCGCGTCACGGCCAGCATCGGCATCGCCTGGTCGGCCCGTCCGGAGCAGGCCGCGCTGGCGCACACGGCCGACGAAGCCCTGTACCAGTCCAAGCGGGAAGGGCGCGACACCGCCACGGTACTGCTGGCCGGCGGGCATTGAACCGCCAATCGATGCCGCCGGGTTCCGCGCCCCGCCTGAAGCACCTGAACCGCGTCCGCCGTCCGCTGGTCGGCCGCTCGATCGCCCTGCTGGCCGCGTTCTGCGTGCTGCTGGTCGGCATCCACGGCTGGAGCCTGTGGACGGCGCGCCAGGGCCAGCTGGCCGAGACCGCGGCCAGCACAGCGAACATGGCGCGCGCGCTGGCGGCCCAGGCCGAGACCTCGTTCAAGGTGGCCGATGCGATCCTGGCCGAGACCGTGGAGCGCGTCGAGCACGACGGCGCGGCCGGCGCGGCGGGCGAGCGCCTGCACCGGCGCTTCGTGCACATCGCCGCCCATTCCGCCGAAGTGCACGGCCTGTTCGTGTACGGCCCGGACGGCAGCTGGGAAGTCACCGCGCTGCCGCATCCGGTCCAGGCGAACAATGCCGACCGCGATTACTTTCGCTACCACCAGTCCCACCTCGATCGCCGCACCCACGTCGGCAAGCCGGTGCGCAGCCGGTCCAGCGGCGCGCTGGTGATCCCGGTGTCGCGCCGCATCGACCGTCCGGACGGCAGTTTCGGCGGGGTCGCGCTGGTGACCCTGGACCTCGGCTTCTTCGGCCGTTTCTATGACAGCTTCGACGTCGGCCGCGAGGGCAGCATCGCACTGGCCCTCGACGACGGCACGCTGCTCTACCGGCGCCCGTACCGGGAAGGCCTGATCGGCACCGACATCAGCAAGGGGCCGGTGTTCCAGATGCTGCGCAATACCGGACCGGTCGGCACCGCGCTGCTGAAGTCGGGCATCGACGGCATCGAGCGCCTGTTCAGCTACCACCACCTGGACGGCTATCCGCTGCTGGTCCTCAGCGCCCAGTCGAAGGACGAGATCCTCGACGACTGGTGGGTGGCGGCGATCAAGATGAGCTGCGTGGTGGCGTTCGCGATCGCCGTGCTGGCCTGGGGCGGCGCGCGCATGGTCCGCCAGATCCGCAGCCGCGAACAGCTCGAGGACGAACTGCGCGAGGCCGGCGCCGCGCTGGAGCGCCACAACGAGACCCTGAAGGTGCAGGCCGAAAGCGACGGCCTGACCGGGCTGGCCAACCGCCGCATGTTCGAAGAGACGCTCGGGCGCGAGCTGGCGCGGGCGCGCCGCACCGGCGCCTCGTTCGCGCTGATCCTGGCCGACGTCGACTGTTTCAAGAAGTACAACGACCGCTACGGCCACGTGGCGGGCGACGACTGCCTGCGCAAGGTGGCGGTGGCGATCGCGGCCGGGGTGCGCCGCCCCGGCGACCTGGCGGTGCGCTACGGCGGCGAGGAATTCGCCGTGATCCTGCCGGAGACCGACCTCGAAGGCGCCCTGACGGTGGCCGAGACGATCCGCGCCGCGGTGGCCGCGCTGGCGATCGAACATGCCGACGGCCCGACCGGCAAGGTCAGCCTGAGCCTGGGCGTGGCGGCCGGCCCGGCCGGCGCCGAAACCGACGGCGCCTGGGTCGAGGCCGCGGACCGCCAGCTGTACCAAGCCAAGGCGGGCGGCCGCAACCGGGTGGCCGCGGGTGACGCATCGCTTGCACTTGCATAGCGCGCGATCTACCATTTCTTCCATGAATCCGAACCCACCTCCCTTGCTGGACGACCAGCTCTGCTTCGCCCTCTATTCGACCGGGCTGGCGATGAACAAGGTCTACCGCAAGCTGCTGCGCAAGCTGGACCTGACCTATCCCCAATACCTGGTCATGCTGGTGCTGTGGGAGCGCGACGGCGTGACGGTGTCCGACATCGGCGCCCGGCTGTTCCTCGACTCGGCCACATTGACGCCACTGCTCAAGCGCCTGGAAGCGGGCGGCCTGGTGGCGCGCGCGCGCTCGAACGCCGACGAGCGCCAGGTCGTGGTCAGCCTGACGGACGCCGGCCGCGCGCTGGCGCAGCAGGCGTCCGCGATCCAGGAACAGCTGCTGTGCGCGGCAGCCTGCGCGCCGGGCGATCTGCTGGCGCTCAAGGGGCAGCTCGAGCGGCTGCGCGGCAAGCTGGCCGATAGTGCGGAATAAAGGCGCGCGGCATAAAAAAGGCGGACCCGAAGGTCCGCCAAGAGGGTTACAACAGAGAGAGACTGCTTTCGTTCAGAAGCGGTAGTTGAGCGACGCTTCCCAGGTGCGGCCGAAGATCGGGCGGGCATTGATCGGGCCGCTGCTGGCGCCGACCAGGCGCGAATTGCCCTCGGTGAGGCCGAGCTCGTTGTTGACGTTGCTGCCGCTCAGGCGCAGTTCCAGCTTGTCGGACAGTTCGGCCAGGATGCCGAGGTCGAGCGTGTCATAGGACGGCAGGTACTGGGTGTTCTGCTGGTCGGCCCAGCGGCTGCCGATGTGCGAGTAAGTGCCGTACAGCTTGAACGCCATGTCGCCCACCGGGATCCGGTAGCTCGGCGAGAAGCGGTACTGGAACTTCGGCTGGCGCTGCACGGCGTTGCCGTTGATCGCCGGGTTGTCCTTGTAGGTCGAATCCTGCCAGTCGCCGGTCAGCTGCAGCTGCAGGCCCGTGATCGGACGCACCGCCAGTTCGAATTCCACACCCTTGCCCTTCGAGCCGCTGACCGAGTACAGCACGTCGGTGGTGGTGATCTGCTGGAAGGAGATGCCGGTGAAGTCGGTGAAGAAGGCGTTCACGTAGGCGCTGTACAGCGGGGTTGCGGTCTTGAAGCCGACTTCGTACTGGGTCACCTTCGGGTTCGGCACGCGGTTGCGGTCATTGACCACCTCCTGGCTGCCGGCATTGCGCAGGTCGTCGAAGTAGACGAAGGTGTGGCCCTGGTTGGCGCGCACGAACACGCTGGCATCGGCGGTCAGCTTGTACAGGCCGCCGACCGTGAACGAGTTCGCCGAATCCGAACGCGACAGGCCGGTATAGCTGCCGTTCGGCTGCGAGGTGCCGTTGTTGTAGACGGTCAGCGGGTTGTTGTCGGTGTCGGCGGAAGTCAGGTTCGAGATCGAGCCCGAGATGCGCTGGCGCTCGTGGCGCATGCCGGCATCGACCTTGATGCGGTCGCTGATGCGCCATTCGTCGGCGATGAAGCCGGCGGTGTTGTCGCCGTTGTACGAAGCGATCGGCGCGTAGAACACATTGCCGTCGGTGCCGTTGTTGGACACGACCACGCCGTTGTTCAGCTTCGCGTTGATCAGGCGGGCGTTCGGGGTCGCCGTCATCAGGTGGCTGTTGCCGAGGTACCAGACGTCGTGCGAGGAATAGTTGGCGAAGTAGGCGCCGACGGTCAAGGTGTTGTTGTAGCCGATATCCTTGCTGACCCGGAATTCGTCGGTGAAGGAGCGCAGCTTCTTCTCGACCGCCCACAGGCCGGCCTGCACCACCTGCTGGTTCGGCGCGACCGCGGCGCCGCCGCTCGTATAGGTGAGCGCGCCGCCGGTGGCGCTGACGCCGCCGGCCGCCGCCAGCGTGGCCGCATTGCCGTTGTTGGCCGCGATCGCCTGCGCCAGGTAATCGGCCGCCGTCAGCGGGTTGTTACCGGTGAACATGGCGATCGTGTCGAGGTTGCCGCTGAAGTAGTTCAGCTTGTTCGACACATCCCAGCCGTTCAGCTTCTGCTGGAAGTCCGCGCCGATCAGGTTCGAATTCAGGCCGCGGCCGTTGCCCAAGTCGTAGTTCAGGGTCTTGCCCGGACCGGCTTCGACCGTGAAGTTGCGCATCTCGTTGCTCATCAGGGTGCCGGTGAGCGGGTTGAAGCCGGGGAAGGACGAGATCGTGTGGCCGTTGTTCGAGGAGATCAGCGGCACGCCGGTGTAGAAGGCGTTCTTGTCGGAAGTCGAGCGCGCGTACAGGGTCAGCTCGCCCTGGTCCAGCTTGCGGGTCAGGGAGGCCGACAGCTGGCCGCCATCGTCGGCCGGGAAGCCGGCGTCGCGCACGCCGTTGGTGGTGCGGTAGAAGCCGCCGATCATGCCATACCAGCCCTCGGCGATCTTGCCGCTGTAGACGCCGTCGACGCGGCGCAGGTTGCCGGTGCCGGTGGTGAAGCGCAGGTTGCCTTCAGGCGTGTCGCCGCCTTTCTTCATGATGAAGTTCATGGTCGCGCCAGGCTGGCCGACCGAATAGATGGTGCTCGGGCCGCCGCGCAGCACTTCGACGCGCTCGATGGTGTCGTCCAGGCGGAAGGCCGACGAGCCCTCGAAGAAGGACAGCACCGGCACCGGATAGATCGGGTTGCCGTTCATCTGCACCGAGACGAAGGGCGAGTCGCTGCCCGAGGGGAAGCCGCGCACTTCGATATTCGCGCCCGACTGGCCGCCGGTGGCTTCGGCGTACACGCCCGGCACGATCTTCAGCACGTCGGCGGTGCTGGTCGGCGCCGCGGCCTTCAGCTGCTCTTCGGTGGCGGTGGTGATCGAAAAGCTGGTGTCGATCTTGCGTGTGCCGGAGGCCGAGGCGGTGCCGGTCACGACCACCTGCTGCATCTCGTTCTGCGCATTGGCCTGCGGGGGCAGGGGAGAGGATTCCTGGGCCATGGCCTGGGACTGGGCGACCAGGGCGAGCACGGCAAGGGCCACGGCCGACAGCTGCGGGGCCGGGAAAGGAAGGTGATTTTTCATGTGTAGGCTCTCGTTTTAGGATGGGGAATCCGGCTACTTACGGGGCGTCTCCTCCCCGCTGCGCTGTCGAATCTTGTGCGCCTGCCAAACCCCTCATGGCTGCGTTGCACCGTCTCGCCGTACCGGCGTACTGTCTTCGACGGTGCGCCTTGCCCTGAGGGCTTTGCCAGGCGCTTTACTCTTCGACAAGCAAAGTCGTGCTATTGAAACAAGGAATGTTATCGATGTCAACGTAATTGTTATCGATGTCATTTTTTGTCGACAAAGCAAAGAAATCTGTCATAATGCCGTGCCGGCTCAGGCACTCTTGGATTACATAGAATTTGATGACGCAAGCGAAAAAAACGGTGGCTGCGAAGCCGCGTCCTGCACGCGATACCACGGTGACGATGGAGGATGTGGCGCGCGTGGCCGGCGTGTCCACCATCACGGTGTCGCGCGCGCTGCGCGACAGCCCGCTGGTGACCGAGCAGACCCGCGAAAAGATCCGCAAGATCGCCGCCGAGCAGGGCTACCGTTTCAACATCAGCGCCCGCAACCTGCGCATGCGCCGCTCGTACTCGGTGGCGGTGGTGGTCGAGATGACCCCGGTGAAGGGACGGCCGATGTCGGACCCGTATCCGCTCGAGCTCCTGGGCGGCATCACCCAGGAACTGACGACCGCCGGCTACAGCGTGGTGCTGACCTCGCGCCAGCTGCTCGACACCGCGCCGGTGCAGGGCGCCGACGGCCTGATCCTGCTGGGCCAGGGCTCGCACGGCGAGGCGGTGCGTGCGCTGCAGCAGAGCAGCATGCCGCTGGTCGTATGGGGCGCGCCGGAAGCCGGCTCCAGCTACGTGGTCGTCGGCAGCGACAACCGCAAGGGCGGGGCCAGCGTCGCCGAACGCTTCCTCGAGCAGGGCCGCCGCAAGCTGGTCTTCGTCGGCGACGTCGACCACGCCGAGGTGCAGGAACGCTGCGCCGGCTTCGTCGATACGCTGTCCGGCCGCGCCACGGTGCACATCCTGCGGCCCAAGGCTTTTACTTTCGAGGCCGGCTTCGACTGCGTGAATGCGCTGTTGAAGAAGAAGGCCGGCCACAGCTGCGACGGCCTGTTCGCCGCCAGCGACCTGCTGGCCATGGGCGCGATCCGCGCCCTGACCGAAGCCGGGCTGCGCGTGCCGGACGATATTTCGGTCGTCGGCTACGACGACACGCCGGGCGCGGCCAGCTTCGTGCCGCCGCTGACCAGCGTGCACCAATACCTGCGCGACGGCGGCGTGCTGCTCGCCCGGAAGATGCTGGCCATGATCGAAGGCCGCCCCGCGCAATCCGAAATGCTGCCCACGACCCTGATCGTGCGTCAGACCTGAACTGAGCTGAACCGAGCTGACCTGAACCCTTCACTGAGCGAACCAGCATGCCTATGAATGATATCGATAACATCGCGCTCCTGCCGGGCATCGCCGCCGAGCCCTGGTGCATCCGCGAACGCGCCGTCGAGCCGGGCGCCCGTTTCCTGCGCGAGACCCTGTTCACGCTGGGGAACGGCTACATCGGGATGCGCGGGACGCCCGAGGAAGGCAATCCGGCGCCCAAGGGCCAGACCCTGGAAGGCACCTACCTGAACGGCTTCTACGAGTCCGAGCCGATCGTCTATCCGGAAAACGCCTACGGCCTGGCGCGCACCAACGAATTCATGCTGAACGTGCCGAACGCCAAGCGCGTCGGCATCGCCATCGACGGCGAGACCTTCGGCCTGGAGCAGGGCAAGGTGCTGGACTACGAGCGCGTACTCGACTTCCGCACCGGCCTGCTCAGCCGCACGGTCGATTGGGAGACCGATGGCGGCAAGCGGGTCCGCATCGCCAGCCGGCGCCTGGTCTGCCTCGAGCGCAAGCATGTCGCCGCGATCGAGGTCGCCGTCACGCCGCTGAACTTCTCGGGCCGCCTGCGCCTGGTCGCCGAGATCGACAGCGAGGTCACGAACCTGCAGGCCGGCGACGACCCGCGGGTCGGCTCGGCGATCACCGGCCCCAGCCTGCTGCCGGTCGAGCGGCAGCGCACGCCCCAGGGCATGCTGGTGCTGCAGCGCACCCGCCACAGCGGTTTCCTGCTGGCGACGGCCACCGAGGCGCGCCTGGACCGCGCCGGCGCGACGGTGGAAGACACCGACAACGGCCACGCCTTCGAACTCGATGCGGTCCAGGGCGGCACCGTGGTCCTGCACAAGTTCATTGCCTACGCCACCTCGCGCGACATGGCGGACGGGCAGGTCGCGGCGCACGCGCGCGCCGAGCTGGAAAGCGCCGCCCGGGCCGGCTTCGAGGCCCTCGCTGCCGAGCAGGCGGCCTGGCTGGCCGACTTCTGGGACCAGGCCGATGTCGGCATCGACGGCGACGACGCCCTGCAGCAGGGCGTGCGCTTCAACCAGTTCCACCTGCTGCAGTCGGTGGGCCGCGATGGCCGCACGAATATCGCCGCCAAGGGCGTGACGGGCGAGGGCTACGAAGGCCACTACTTCTGGGACACCGAGATCTACGTGTTCCCCTTCCTGCTGTTCTCGAAGCCCGAGATTGCGCGCGCCCTGCTGCAGTACCGCTATGCGACCCTGCCCAAGGCGCGCGAGCGGGCGCGCCAGATGGCGATCGGGAAGGGGGCGCTCTACCCGTGGCGCACCATCGCCGGCGAGGAGTGCTCGGCCTATTACCCGGCCGGCACCGCGCAGTACCACATCAACGCGGACGTCGCCTATTCGATCCGCCTCTACCTGCTGGCGACCGGCGACTTCGACTTCATGGCGCAGTACGGCGCCGAGATCGTGCTGGAGACGGCGCGTATCTGGACCGACATCGGCAACTACGATCGCCAGGGCCGCTTCTGCATCAATGCGGTGACCGGGCCGGACGAGTACACGGCCGTCGTCAACAACAACTACTACACCAACGCGATGGCGCGCATGCACATGAGCTTCGCGGCGGACGTGGCCGGGCGCCTGCGCGCCGAGCGCCCGGACGACTATGCGCGCGTGGCCGCCGCCGTCGAGCTGGACGAGGGCGAGATCGCGGCCTGGCGCGCGGCGTCCGCCGCCATGCGCCTGCCCTACGACGCGGAACTCGGCATCCACGAGCAGGACGACAGCTTCCTGTCGAAGCAGCCCTGGGATTTCGCCAACACACCGCAGGAAAACTATCCGCTGCTGCTGCATTACCACCCGCTGGTGATCTACCGCCGCCAGGTCTGCAAGCAGGCCGACGTGGTGCTGGCCCTGCTGCTGCTGTCGAACGAATTCTCGCTGGACGACAAGCGCCGCGACTTCGATTACTACGAGCGCGTGACGACCCACGATTCGTCGCTGTCGTCCTGCATCTTCAGCATCGTGGCGAGCGAAGTCGGCTACCACGACAAGGCCTACGCCTATTTCATGGAGACTGCGCGCCTCGACCTCGACAACACCCACGGCAATACGGAATACGGCGTGCACACCGCGGCGATGGCCGGCACCTGGCTGGGCGTTGCCTACGGCTTCGCCGGCATGCGCATCGACGACGCCGGGCTGCGCTTCGCCCCGGTGCTGCCGGAAAAATGGCAGGGCTACCGCTTCAAGGTGCACGTGCATGGCGCCCTGCTGGGCGTCGAGGTGGATGCCGGCGGCGCCGCCGTCTATCGCCTGCTGCAGGGTACGGAGCTGAGCCTGTCCCATCGCGGCCGCAAGCTCACGCTCAGCGCGCAGCAATCCGAGATCCGCATGGAGGAAAACACATGAGCAGCAGATTCAAGGCCGTCGTCTTCGACCTCGACGGCGTCATCACCGACACCGCACGTTTCCACTACCTGGCCTGGAAGCGCCTGGCCGACGGCATCGGCGCGCCCTTCGACGAAGCCTTCAACGAAGAACTGAAGGGCGTCGACCGCATGGGATCGCTGGAGCTGATCCTGGCGCGCGCGCCGCGCAGCTACACGGCGCAGGAGAAGCTGCGGCTGGCCGACGCCAAGAATGCGCATTACCAGGAACTGGTGGCGACCATGACCCCGGACGACCTGCTGCCGGGCGCCCTGCGCGCGCTGGAACAGGTGCGCGCGGCCGGCCTGAAGATCGGCCTGGCCTCGGTCAGCAAGAACGCCTTCACGGTGCTCGACCGCCTCGGCATCCGCGACCGCTTCGACGACGTGGTCGACGC
This window of the Massilia sp. WG5 genome carries:
- a CDS encoding MarR family winged helix-turn-helix transcriptional regulator; its protein translation is MNPNPPPLLDDQLCFALYSTGLAMNKVYRKLLRKLDLTYPQYLVMLVLWERDGVTVSDIGARLFLDSATLTPLLKRLEAGGLVARARSNADERQVVVSLTDAGRALAQQASAIQEQLLCAAACAPGDLLALKGQLERLRGKLADSAE
- a CDS encoding diguanylate cyclase domain-containing protein, whose protein sequence is MLSQQELAEQERVKALRAVAVLDTPQEDRFDRFTRLAATAFQAPIALVSLVDADRQWFKSRVGLDALETPRSMSFCSHAVALDDLLVVPDTHLDERFVDNPLVVGSPGIRFYAGQPVHSVEGQPLGTLCVIDRQPRQFGDAEKRMLRDLAQMVQDEMNRGVLVAARDAAQMALRELNVQLERRVEDRTRELHAKNRLLEQEAQQRMLAQQALMQKQELLDAVLESVDVGVVACGADGALTLFNRAARDLHGMDIAHLKAVEWAQHYRLFEEDGATPLEEARIPLARALRGENVKDVPMVVVRDDRREDGQRDQRAHRVLASGRALKGPNGEPLGAVVAMKDVSELAESRARVIESEERLRTIADNVPALIAYIDTGLRYGFANQRYQEWFGVKSADMLGKTVAEAMGEAFFAPRRAALERCLDGHGSALEIEEERRGRRRVISTTYLPHVRDGQVHGIYVLSTDATSAREYERQLHALAHADHLTGLPNRRSYEERLAQAIARSRRSAMAMALVYLDVDHFKQINDGLGHASGDAVLREFAKRLSSTVRTTDTVARLAGDEFVIVLEQVGSARECSRIADKLLEALRADFLVDGQPRRVTASIGIAWSARPEQAALAHTADEALYQSKREGRDTATVLLAGGH
- a CDS encoding xanthine dehydrogenase family protein subunit M — translated: MNPFSFTQPKDIGGVLAALASAGARPIAGGTNLLDLIKEGVMTPDQLVDINAIAPAGLDRIEEADGGLRLGALARNADTAYHPLVRDRYPLLSSAILAGASPQLRNMATNGGNLLQRTRCVYFYDVGVPCNKREPGTGCPAKHGINRQLAILGTSEQCIATHPSDMCVALRALDAVVHVRSAAGGREIPFADFHRLPGDRPDLDSTLQPGELIVHIALPDATRFAAHSAYIKVRERLSYAFALVSVAAALDLDRGTIRAARIALGGVAHRPWRVEEAERELEGKPAGEAAFALAAERILQGARGYGQNDFKLPLAKNAIVQALSTAMRGTEYARGERE
- a CDS encoding (2Fe-2S)-binding protein, which codes for MAPHQQHPIRLRINGQEREFDVESWVTLLDLLRERAGLTGTKKGCDHGQCGACTVLLDGRRVNSCLTLAVMQDGHEVTTVEGLARGDALHPLQQAFIDCDAFQCGYCTPGQICSAAGLIAEGQARTIADVRELMSGNVCRCGAYPQIVRAVAQVLELDASALDGGQPFTTGPVLA
- a CDS encoding sensor domain-containing diguanylate cyclase produces the protein MNRQSMPPGSAPRLKHLNRVRRPLVGRSIALLAAFCVLLVGIHGWSLWTARQGQLAETAASTANMARALAAQAETSFKVADAILAETVERVEHDGAAGAAGERLHRRFVHIAAHSAEVHGLFVYGPDGSWEVTALPHPVQANNADRDYFRYHQSHLDRRTHVGKPVRSRSSGALVIPVSRRIDRPDGSFGGVALVTLDLGFFGRFYDSFDVGREGSIALALDDGTLLYRRPYREGLIGTDISKGPVFQMLRNTGPVGTALLKSGIDGIERLFSYHHLDGYPLLVLSAQSKDEILDDWWVAAIKMSCVVAFAIAVLAWGGARMVRQIRSREQLEDELREAGAALERHNETLKVQAESDGLTGLANRRMFEETLGRELARARRTGASFALILADVDCFKKYNDRYGHVAGDDCLRKVAVAIAAGVRRPGDLAVRYGGEEFAVILPETDLEGALTVAETIRAAVAALAIEHADGPTGKVSLSLGVAAGPAGAETDGAWVEAADRQLYQAKAGGRNRVAAGDASLALA
- a CDS encoding DUF642 domain-containing protein yields the protein MKRQLSIAALVLLCASSARANIVENGGFESGASGWNVAGNVEVFSMTGPSYFGAGSTASNGAGMVAFNAGDTAGDGLLSQRIATQAGQAYTVSFDYGLTDCDAACTQQLRVGVVGAYGDSLLDTTAVARFGPELARYSFSFIADGDKAMLEFHDFSGNQTVSLDGVLDNVDVSAKVPEPGSLALLGLGMLGIGAFLRRARRMCVI